In Hahella sp. KA22, one genomic interval encodes:
- a CDS encoding Hsp20/alpha crystallin family protein codes for MKLNKLNPWNWFKHEDERQVQREQLPVSRQDAAAGVNPPASASGADSLLRLHQEMDRLFDDVFNAFGMPSMLSRRGSSPLERLGASQAYRPLIDVSGDEKRYEITLDVPGLSESDLSIEVKSDQLLIRGHKEEKSESKDKQFYRIERSYGAFQRTLSLPDDANVEDIHAQLKNGVLKLEIPRREPDAKEVKRIAIHS; via the coding sequence ATGAAACTGAACAAACTCAATCCCTGGAACTGGTTTAAGCACGAGGATGAGCGCCAGGTTCAGCGTGAACAACTACCGGTATCCCGACAAGACGCGGCCGCTGGCGTGAACCCGCCGGCCTCGGCGTCCGGCGCGGACTCGCTGCTGCGTCTACATCAGGAAATGGACCGTCTGTTCGACGATGTGTTCAACGCGTTTGGTATGCCGTCCATGCTTTCCCGGCGTGGGTCGTCGCCCCTTGAACGTCTCGGCGCGAGCCAGGCGTACCGGCCTTTGATCGACGTATCCGGTGATGAAAAGCGCTATGAAATCACCCTGGATGTCCCGGGCTTGTCGGAGTCTGATTTGTCCATAGAAGTAAAAAGCGATCAGCTGCTAATCCGCGGCCACAAGGAAGAGAAAAGTGAGAGTAAGGACAAGCAGTTTTACCGCATTGAGCGCAGCTACGGCGCGTTTCAGCGTACCTTATCGCTGCCGGACGACGCCAATGTGGAAGACATTCATGCGCAACTCAAAAACGGCGTGCTCAAGCTGGAGATTCCCCGGCGCGAACCAGACGCCAAGGAGGTGAAACGTATCGCTATTCACTCGTAA
- a CDS encoding Hsp20/alpha crystallin family protein gives MQSKTKKTLLGVAAGVGLAAIAGLGYYTWELNQKVAALEARNTPNVNLPLSAAPDPWPKNWDPWSDNWDPSGQFAEMQKRMDEMMKQMAPGNSTFSLQGFGLSSPGPNIDVNEDAKEYKVTVTVPEGEKVELNADLDGDTLKISGKVRSESESSSGGLAGKTVSASQFSQSMTLSDPVIESGMTINNKGKEIVITIPKNTG, from the coding sequence ATGCAAAGCAAAACCAAAAAGACGCTACTTGGCGTCGCCGCTGGCGTGGGCTTGGCAGCGATTGCCGGCCTGGGTTATTACACCTGGGAATTGAATCAGAAAGTTGCAGCCCTGGAGGCGAGGAATACGCCCAACGTCAATCTCCCCTTGAGCGCGGCGCCTGATCCCTGGCCCAAAAACTGGGACCCTTGGTCGGATAATTGGGACCCAAGCGGGCAGTTTGCGGAAATGCAGAAGCGCATGGATGAGATGATGAAACAGATGGCGCCGGGCAACTCGACTTTCAGCCTGCAGGGCTTTGGATTGTCATCGCCTGGGCCCAACATTGACGTGAATGAGGATGCTAAGGAGTACAAGGTTACGGTGACGGTTCCAGAAGGTGAGAAAGTGGAACTGAATGCGGACCTGGATGGAGATACGTTAAAAATCTCCGGCAAGGTGAGAAGCGAGAGTGAGAGTAGCTCTGGCGGCTTGGCGGGAAAAACCGTGTCCGCCAGTCAGTTTTCTCAATCTATGACGTTGTCTGATCCAGTGATTGAGTCAGGGATGACCATCAATAACAAAGGCAAGGAAATCGTCATTACCATACCGAAAAATACGGGATGA
- a CDS encoding Hsp20 family protein, with protein sequence MNSIDLTPLYRSSVGFERLASLIDRALTGETDSPAYPPYNIEALQENQYAITLAVAGFARSELDITVEKNVLTVRGRKEQDASRNYLYQGIPGRTFERSFNLAQYVEVKDASLSNGLLTITLKQNIPESMKPKQIAITDGGHLLEHEDDAGSEERPDATNEAA encoded by the coding sequence ATGAACTCAATCGACTTAACCCCACTTTATCGCAGCAGCGTCGGCTTTGAACGACTGGCGTCGTTGATTGATCGCGCGCTCACCGGCGAGACCGATTCGCCTGCTTATCCGCCTTACAACATCGAAGCGTTGCAAGAGAACCAATACGCCATCACTTTGGCGGTGGCGGGGTTCGCACGCAGTGAGCTTGACATCACGGTGGAGAAAAACGTTCTTACCGTGCGCGGCCGCAAGGAGCAGGACGCCTCCCGCAATTATCTGTACCAGGGAATTCCGGGACGGACATTCGAACGCTCTTTCAATCTGGCCCAGTACGTGGAAGTGAAAGACGCCTCACTCAGTAATGGCCTGCTGACGATTACATTGAAACAGAACATTCCTGAGTCGATGAAGCCAAAGCAGATTGCGATCACCGATGGCGGGCATTTGCTGGAGCATGAAGACGACGCAGGGTCTGAGGAAAGGCCTGACGCCACCAACGAAGCGGCTTGA
- a CDS encoding AraC family transcriptional regulator, with protein MVDRLAALLEHFSINARVFNTGPLCGVTDVYGKDQYGQLHLVRQGAVEVRHGRKVVAKVAEPSLLFYPRPLPHRFVTDPVVGADFACANLSFEGGANNPVVAALPEFICLPLSSLPGAAPVLDLLFQEAFAGNCGRQAVLDRLFEVVLIQVLRSLMEDGRTQVGMLAGMAHPRLKMALVAIHEQPGEDWSLEKLADHAGMSRSVFANLFRDRVGCTPGVYLQRWRISLAQRALLQGEPLKLIASEVGYGSEAALSRAFKACVGCSPGEWRKHQGL; from the coding sequence ATGGTAGATCGGTTGGCGGCGTTGCTGGAACACTTTTCTATTAACGCGCGTGTGTTCAATACCGGCCCTTTGTGCGGTGTTACAGACGTATACGGCAAGGACCAATATGGGCAGCTTCATCTCGTGCGCCAGGGGGCGGTGGAAGTGCGTCATGGCAGGAAAGTCGTCGCCAAAGTGGCGGAGCCGAGTCTGTTGTTTTATCCGCGGCCATTGCCTCATCGCTTCGTCACTGATCCGGTGGTCGGCGCTGATTTCGCCTGCGCCAACCTGAGTTTTGAGGGCGGGGCGAACAACCCGGTTGTCGCGGCGCTGCCGGAATTTATCTGCCTGCCTCTCTCTTCATTGCCGGGCGCTGCGCCGGTGCTGGATTTACTATTTCAGGAAGCGTTCGCCGGTAATTGCGGACGGCAGGCGGTGCTGGACCGCCTCTTTGAAGTCGTCCTGATACAGGTGCTGCGGTCTCTGATGGAAGACGGACGCACCCAGGTCGGCATGCTGGCGGGAATGGCGCACCCGCGCTTAAAAATGGCGTTAGTGGCTATTCATGAACAGCCAGGAGAGGACTGGTCACTGGAAAAACTGGCTGATCATGCCGGTATGTCCCGCAGTGTATTCGCCAATCTGTTTCGCGATCGCGTCGGATGCACGCCGGGCGTTTACCTGCAGCGCTGGCGTATTAGTCTGGCGCAACGGGCCTTGCTGCAGGGGGAGCCGCTGAAGTTGATAGCCAGTGAGGTGGGCTATGGGAGCGAGGCGGCGTTGTCGCGGGCGTTCAAGGCCTGTGTGGGATGCTCGCCAGGGGAGTGGCGAAAACATCAGGGCCTCTAG
- a CDS encoding ABC transporter substrate-binding protein, protein MIRCVLSCVFGFLLLAGYGFAADQPFSRQLELITSSSIAPYVIAEENRGLVVDIIREALSEREYAVNFIYTTNRRLFAELRNQRVDGAFNLPPGNYSEGGYYLSDPVVYYQNVVVTLNDQANGIIKVDDLKDKRLVVFQNAHLYLPPEYAKMAAQNPQIEEVVDQRAQVQMLFLKRTDAIILDKRIFHYYLNQLHSTSPIYEAPYTVHPLFNSAPRYAIFKSAKLRDVFNQRLQELKDNGRYEVIANNYLKLAE, encoded by the coding sequence ATGATTCGCTGTGTCTTATCCTGTGTGTTTGGCTTCTTGCTGCTTGCCGGTTACGGTTTCGCGGCTGACCAACCGTTTTCCCGTCAACTGGAACTGATCACGTCTTCCTCTATCGCGCCTTATGTCATTGCTGAGGAAAACCGCGGTCTGGTGGTGGATATCATTCGCGAGGCGCTGTCGGAACGGGAGTATGCGGTTAACTTCATATACACCACCAACCGGCGTCTGTTTGCGGAGTTACGAAATCAGCGCGTGGATGGCGCCTTTAATCTGCCTCCGGGCAATTACTCCGAAGGCGGCTATTACCTTTCCGATCCGGTGGTTTACTACCAGAACGTCGTGGTGACGCTGAACGATCAGGCGAACGGGATTATCAAAGTGGACGACCTGAAGGATAAGCGCCTGGTGGTGTTCCAGAACGCCCATCTTTATCTGCCTCCGGAATACGCCAAGATGGCTGCGCAGAATCCGCAGATCGAGGAAGTTGTGGATCAACGAGCGCAAGTGCAGATGCTGTTTTTGAAGCGTACGGACGCGATCATCCTTGATAAGCGCATTTTTCATTACTACCTGAATCAGCTGCATTCAACCAGTCCGATTTATGAGGCGCCTTACACCGTTCATCCCTTGTTCAACAGCGCCCCTCGTTACGCTATTTTCAAGTCCGCCAAGCTGCGTGATGTATTCAATCAGCGGCTGCAGGAGTTGAAAGACAATGGGCGCTATGAAGTCATCGCGAACAACTACCTCAAGCTGGCTGAATAG